Proteins encoded together in one Chelonoidis abingdonii isolate Lonesome George chromosome 1, CheloAbing_2.0, whole genome shotgun sequence window:
- the LOC116828559 gene encoding olfactory receptor 51G2-like — MSAVNDTNFQFTVFLLTGIPGKEDIYFWISVPFCLMYVISIVGNSVILFIIKTDPSLHEPMYILLSMLAITDLGLSITTIPTILAIFLFNSREISLDACFAQLFFIHLLQGMESSVLLLMAFDCFIAICNPLRYSSILTPPRLAKMGLLCVLRGVVTVLPLPFLLKRFQYCRVNVLSHSYCFYQEVMKMACADITVNNIYGVSTVLLNMGLDSLLIFLSYVMILKTVQSVMSHEECLRALNTCISHLYAVLLFYIPEIGLSVIHRFGNSSSHLLQFVLGYFYLLVPPLINPIVYSMKSKHLRARIIRVFIN; from the coding sequence ATGTCAGCTGTCAATGACACCAACTTCCAATTTACAGTGTTCCTTCTCACCGGGATACCTGGGAAGGAGGATATCTATTTCTGGATCTCTGTCCCCTTCTGCCTAATGTATGTTATTTCGATAGTAGGaaattcagtcattctgttcattataaaaacagatccaagcctccatgagcccatgtacatTTTACTTTCCATGTTGGCCATCACAGACCTTGGCTTATCAATAACCACCATACCTACAATACTGGCTATATTCTTGTTCAACTCTAGGGAGATCAGCCTCGATGCCTGTTTTGCCCAACTGTTCTTCATCCACTTGCTTCAAGGTATGGAATCCTCCGTGCTCTTGTTGATGGCCTTTGACTGCTTCATCGCAATTTGTAACCCGCTGAGATATTCTTCCATCTTAACTCCACCGAGGTTAGCCAAAATGGGTCTGCTGTGTGTGCTAAGAGGGGTGGTCACAGTATTACCACTCCCTTTTCTGCTGAAACGGTTCCAATACTGTCGAGTTAATGTCCTCTCCCATTCCTACTGCTTTTACCAGGAGGTCATGAAGATGGCTTGTGCAGATATCACAGTCAACAATATCTATGGCGTGTCTACTGTACTCTTAAACATGGGATTGGACTCATTGCTCATCTTCCTCTCTTATGTGATGATCCTCAAAACAGTGCAAAGTGTCATGTCCCATGAGGAGTGTCTCAGGGCACTGAACACCTGCATCTCCCACCTCTATGCCGTCCTGCTCTTCTACATACCAGAGATCGGCTTGTCTGTGATACACAGATTTGGGAATAGCTCTTCCCACTTGCTTCAGTTTGTCCTGGGTTACTTCTATCTGCTGGTCCCACCCCTAATTAACCCCATTGTGTACAGCATGAAAAGCAAACACCTTCGTGCGAGGATAATCAGGGTCTTCATCAACTGA